In Arcanobacterium wilhelmae, the following are encoded in one genomic region:
- a CDS encoding SGNH/GDSL hydrolase family protein, with protein MNLTLLGDSYTAGNGAGEYYQASAYRSGRNWGHEFARILKNEINVDTVITNLAHSGDTTKEVLEYQVPNIPTDTDLVMMTIGGNDTNFKKIVMNCFVPGIQSATGCSSQISDAQSKISEVRANTTKIFEKVADRLKGRKAQLVLVSYPQLSTDVQYNLGSYNAAWHVRNLGNLANKAQAEEVAKWAKNHPKSNLTVKYVDDTAKVFAGHEPNPEFDADNPNRWINEFSEMNGRRFSAGEVNKAYIDSDFTLDLNEWYHPNREGHFQIAKNIAKHFAHWSKAAKAGKLKDYQVPSKRVLGNPDEYSVYLKQAADNSVKAMEAVDAVRGERTNWDALKAAYNRLEY; from the coding sequence ATGAACCTCACGCTCCTCGGCGATTCCTATACCGCAGGTAACGGCGCGGGCGAATACTACCAGGCCTCGGCCTACCGCTCCGGCCGCAACTGGGGCCACGAGTTCGCGCGCATCCTCAAGAACGAGATCAACGTGGATACGGTCATCACTAACCTCGCTCACTCGGGCGACACCACGAAGGAAGTGCTCGAATACCAGGTGCCGAACATCCCCACCGACACCGACCTCGTCATGATGACGATCGGCGGCAACGACACCAACTTCAAAAAGATCGTCATGAACTGCTTCGTGCCAGGGATCCAGAGCGCAACGGGCTGCTCGAGCCAGATCAGCGACGCCCAATCGAAGATCTCGGAAGTACGCGCAAACACCACCAAGATTTTTGAAAAGGTGGCCGATCGTCTCAAGGGTCGCAAGGCCCAGCTCGTGCTGGTGTCGTACCCGCAGCTTTCCACCGACGTTCAGTACAACCTCGGCTCCTACAATGCCGCCTGGCACGTGCGCAACCTCGGCAACCTCGCGAACAAGGCGCAGGCTGAGGAAGTGGCGAAGTGGGCAAAGAACCACCCGAAGTCAAACCTTACCGTGAAGTACGTGGATGACACCGCGAAGGTGTTCGCCGGCCACGAGCCGAACCCGGAGTTCGACGCGGATAACCCCAACCGTTGGATCAACGAGTTCTCGGAGATGAACGGCCGCCGATTCTCAGCAGGTGAAGTGAACAAGGCGTACATCGATTCCGATTTCACCCTGGATCTCAACGAGTGGTACCACCCGAACCGCGAGGGCCACTTCCAGATCGCGAAGAATATTGCGAAGCACTTCGCACACTGGTCGAAGGCCGCGAAGGCTGGAAAGCTCAAGGATTACCAGGTGCCGTCGAAGCGGGTACTCGGAAACCCGGATGAATACTCGGTGTACCTGAAGCAGGCCGCGGACAATTCCGTGAAGGCAATGGAAGCTGTCGACGCAGTCCGCGGCGAGCGCACCAACTGGGACGCGCTCAAGGCTGCCTACAACCGCCTCGAGTACTGA
- a CDS encoding iron chaperone: protein MATVIADGHEPVREFFADWLATIPVPENRERAARILEWVRAEFPQLGFRFAWRQPMFTDHGTFIIGFSPAREHLAFAPEKEGIEHFASAFAQAGLTHGSRLARMRWDAPVPWDLLRDVIEFQIAQKAGITSFWRK from the coding sequence ATGGCTACCGTGATCGCCGATGGCCACGAGCCGGTTAGGGAATTCTTCGCCGACTGGCTCGCTACCATCCCCGTGCCCGAAAACCGTGAGCGCGCCGCGCGCATCCTCGAGTGGGTGCGCGCCGAGTTTCCCCAGCTCGGCTTCCGGTTCGCGTGGCGCCAGCCGATGTTTACCGACCATGGCACGTTCATTATTGGCTTCTCTCCGGCACGCGAACACCTCGCGTTCGCGCCCGAGAAGGAAGGGATTGAGCACTTCGCATCAGCATTCGCCCAGGCGGGGCTCACCCATGGATCGCGGTTGGCTCGTATGCGTTGGGACGCGCCCGTTCCCTGGGATCTGCTCCGGGATGTGATCGAGTTCCAGATCGCTCAAAAGGCGGGGATAACATCTTTCTGGCGCAAGTAG
- a CDS encoding type II toxin-antitoxin system Phd/YefM family antitoxin, whose protein sequence is MMLTIKPVSDLRNRYPEIERIVHETGQPVFLTKNGYGSMVLMSLEQYAQLTEPLESKLDEADRQAGRTTVRLSHEEVFAAAKARIPTDAQ, encoded by the coding sequence ATGATGCTGACGATAAAACCCGTCTCGGATTTACGGAATCGCTACCCGGAAATTGAGCGTATTGTTCACGAAACTGGCCAGCCCGTGTTTCTCACGAAGAATGGCTACGGGTCAATGGTGCTGATGAGTCTGGAGCAGTATGCGCAGCTCACGGAGCCTCTGGAGTCGAAGCTCGATGAAGCGGATCGCCAGGCGGGCCGCACCACTGTGCGCCTCTCACACGAGGAGGTATTCGCTGCCGCGAAGGCTCGGATCCCGACGGATGCTCAATAA